One part of the Streptomyces sp. NBC_00286 genome encodes these proteins:
- a CDS encoding trypsin-like serine protease, whose amino-acid sequence MRKWTTSRRAAAVLTTGVAATATLMAALPAQGIVGGTESTRAYSFMGSFQPSFPAPPRPDKHGCGVAVLAPQWVLTASHCAGRNPTGAKTGVPRGWKVRVGSLDTRSGGEVAEVDHYYRLATSSDEGGFWGRDLALMHLKTPVRAKPVRIASATPPDNAPVRIMGWGMTCDDTDNAACSPTRLREADTVVQPISTCPSASSGELCVGSPDGSVAASNMDSGGPALVRDGGRWAVAGVVSGPDESGKTLYTDVTQHADWLNGIIKGTDVPADDPIPDVAGSVDLGGCAGSVVRTPASRSQDPALLLTNGHCVEGQRPAPGTAIVDQPAGREVPIADRQGYPQTTARAKRLVYATMTGTDIALYRLDKTYAQLKAEGAKIFRLTSTPVRAGDPLTMAYTSRRFDCTAEAVVTHLREGGYQQDDSIRYTTGEDCAPSHGTSGSALLAPDGTTVVGIHNTHNVAGEQCTDNNPCEVGPDGAVTSVQGRGYGQQVYPIAACLTKGSRLDLSRQGCALTGATPRP is encoded by the coding sequence ATGCGTAAGTGGACAACAAGCCGAAGGGCGGCCGCGGTCCTGACGACGGGGGTCGCGGCGACCGCGACCCTGATGGCCGCCTTACCGGCGCAGGGCATCGTGGGTGGCACCGAGTCAACCCGCGCCTACTCGTTCATGGGCTCCTTCCAGCCGTCCTTCCCCGCCCCACCGCGCCCGGACAAACACGGCTGTGGGGTGGCGGTCCTCGCACCGCAATGGGTCCTGACCGCCAGCCACTGCGCCGGCCGGAACCCGACCGGCGCGAAGACGGGTGTCCCACGTGGCTGGAAGGTCCGGGTCGGGTCACTGGACACCCGCTCCGGAGGCGAGGTCGCCGAGGTCGACCACTACTACCGGCTGGCGACCAGTAGCGATGAGGGCGGGTTCTGGGGCCGCGACCTCGCGTTGATGCACCTGAAGACCCCGGTTCGGGCCAAGCCGGTACGGATCGCTTCGGCCACACCGCCGGACAACGCACCCGTCCGCATCATGGGCTGGGGCATGACCTGCGACGACACCGACAACGCGGCGTGTTCCCCCACGCGGCTGCGGGAGGCCGACACCGTGGTGCAGCCGATCTCGACGTGTCCGTCAGCCAGTAGCGGAGAGTTGTGCGTCGGCAGCCCCGACGGCAGCGTCGCCGCGTCCAACATGGACTCCGGCGGTCCCGCGCTGGTCCGCGACGGCGGCCGGTGGGCCGTGGCCGGTGTGGTCAGCGGCCCCGACGAAAGCGGCAAGACGCTGTACACCGATGTCACCCAGCACGCCGACTGGCTCAACGGCATCATCAAAGGCACCGACGTGCCCGCCGATGATCCGATCCCTGACGTGGCAGGCTCGGTGGACCTGGGCGGCTGTGCAGGCTCAGTGGTCCGCACCCCCGCCTCCCGGTCGCAGGACCCGGCGCTGTTGCTGACCAACGGTCACTGTGTGGAAGGACAGCGGCCCGCGCCCGGAACCGCGATAGTGGACCAGCCGGCCGGCCGCGAGGTGCCCATCGCCGACCGCCAGGGCTACCCACAGACCACCGCCCGTGCGAAACGGCTGGTGTACGCGACGATGACCGGCACCGACATCGCGCTCTACCGCCTGGACAAGACCTACGCGCAGTTGAAGGCCGAGGGCGCGAAGATCTTCCGGCTCACTTCCACTCCCGTACGCGCGGGCGACCCGCTGACCATGGCCTACACCAGCCGCCGCTTCGACTGCACCGCCGAGGCCGTGGTCACGCACCTGCGGGAGGGCGGCTACCAGCAGGACGACTCGATCCGCTACACCACCGGCGAAGACTGCGCCCCTTCGCACGGCACATCCGGTTCGGCGCTGCTGGCCCCCGACGGCACCACGGTCGTAGGGATCCACAACACCCACAACGTCGCCGGCGAGCAGTGCACCGACAACAACCCCTGCGAGGTGGGTCCGGACGGAGCCGTGACCTCCGTGCAGGGCCGTGGTTACGGCCAGCAGGTGTACCCGATCGCGGCCTGCCTGACCAAGGGCTCACGACTGGACCTGTCCCGCCAGGGCTGCGCCCTCACCGGCGCCACACCCCGCCCCTGA